One window of the Shimwellia blattae DSM 4481 = NBRC 105725 genome contains the following:
- the hflK gene encoding FtsH protease activity modulator HflK: protein MAWNQPGNNGQDRDPWGSSNNQGGNSGGNKGGRDQGPPDLDDIFRKLSKKLGGLGGGKGTGTGGTGQNIPRGPVGGRVVGIVAAAVVIIWAGSGFYTIKEAERGVVTRFGKFSHLVEPGLNWKPTFIDDVTAVNVESVRELAASGVMLTSDENVVRVEMNVQYRVTDPEKYLFSVTSADDSLRQATDSALRGVIGKYTMDKILTEGRTVIRSDTQRELEETIRPYNMGITLLDVNFQTARPPEEVKAAFDDAIAARENEQQYIREAEAYSNEVQPRANGQAQRILEEARAYKTRTVLEAQGEVARFAKILPEYKAAPQITRERLYIETMEKVLSHTRKVLVNNDKGGNLMVLPLDQLLKNGSQPAAKSDSAAADMLRLPPAASSQSSASTSSSSSVSSGDIMDQRRANALRRGGE from the coding sequence ATGGCGTGGAATCAGCCCGGTAATAACGGACAGGACCGCGACCCGTGGGGAAGCAGCAATAACCAAGGCGGCAACTCTGGGGGGAACAAAGGAGGTCGTGATCAGGGGCCACCTGATCTGGATGATATCTTCCGCAAACTGAGCAAGAAGCTCGGCGGACTGGGTGGGGGAAAAGGCACCGGCACTGGTGGCACAGGCCAGAATATTCCGCGTGGCCCGGTAGGCGGGCGCGTGGTCGGGATTGTGGCGGCAGCCGTGGTCATTATCTGGGCCGGTAGCGGTTTTTATACCATCAAAGAAGCCGAGCGCGGTGTGGTGACCCGGTTTGGTAAATTCAGCCACCTGGTGGAGCCGGGCCTGAACTGGAAGCCGACCTTTATTGACGATGTTACGGCCGTGAACGTGGAGTCCGTGCGTGAGCTGGCGGCGTCCGGCGTGATGCTGACCTCTGACGAAAACGTCGTGCGCGTAGAGATGAACGTTCAGTACCGGGTTACCGATCCGGAAAAATACCTGTTCAGCGTGACCAGTGCCGATGACAGCCTGCGTCAGGCCACCGACAGCGCCCTGCGTGGTGTTATCGGTAAATACACGATGGACAAAATCCTCACCGAAGGTCGTACCGTTATTCGTAGCGATACCCAGCGTGAGCTGGAAGAGACCATCCGCCCGTACAACATGGGGATCACCCTGCTGGACGTGAACTTCCAGACGGCGCGTCCGCCAGAGGAAGTCAAAGCGGCCTTTGATGACGCCATCGCCGCCCGCGAAAACGAGCAGCAGTATATCCGTGAAGCGGAAGCGTACTCGAACGAAGTACAGCCGCGTGCGAATGGTCAGGCCCAGCGTATTCTTGAAGAGGCCCGCGCCTATAAGACCCGGACCGTGCTGGAAGCCCAGGGTGAAGTTGCACGCTTTGCTAAGATCCTCCCGGAATACAAAGCCGCACCGCAGATAACCCGCGAGCGTCTGTATATCGAGACCATGGAGAAAGTCCTCAGCCATACCCGCAAAGTGCTGGTTAACAACGATAAAGGCGGCAACCTGATGGTGCTGCCGCTGGATCAGTTGCTGAAAAACGGCAGTCAGCCTGCGGCGAAGAGCGACAGTGCTGCTGCTGATATGCTGCGCCTGCCACCGGCGGCGTCCAGCCAGAGTAGCGCGTCAACGTCCTCTTCCTCATCAGTGAGTAGTGGCGAC